Proteins encoded by one window of Thermococcus sp. JdF3:
- the glmS gene encoding glutamine--fructose-6-phosphate transaminase (isomerizing), whose protein sequence is MCGIIGYIGDRAACEVIVKGLKRLEYRGYDSAGVVTEDGGRLFIKKGAGVIDELTEKLGLLNMPGKRGIGHTRWATHGVPSDVNAHPHTDCTGKIALVHNGIIENFAEIREHLLSRGHTFKSDTDTEVIAHLIEEELKSAPSFEDAMRNALLKLRGSFALGIIYAEEPDRLYFVRNESPLVLGIGDGENFAASDVPAFLEYTNRAIFLDDGEYAVIGKDFYVIKKLATGEVVEKPVQEIEWTLEMAEKSGYPHFMLKEIYEQPMAIKDAIHGNIDAVKKAAEEIARYEKIFIIAMGTSYHAGLVGRYLFQRLAKRVPIVEDASEFRYEFEDLIDEDTLVIAITQSGETADTLAAMKLAKKRGAKVLAIVNVVGSMATRVADMTLYTHAGPEIGVAATKTYTTQLTVLTMLAIELARVLGTADGAYLSSLEEGLQRVPDLVESVLKHDAALRELAESLADRRDFFYIGRGINVPTALEGALKLKEISYIHAEGLSAGELKHGPLALLEEGVPVVAVAPSGKTFDKMVGNVEESRARGAFIIGLGDREELRRVSSAFIEMPGIDELLTPIVYIIPLQLIAYHLAVLRGNDPDKPRNLAKSVTVE, encoded by the coding sequence GTGTGTGGAATAATAGGCTACATAGGAGATAGGGCCGCGTGCGAGGTAATAGTCAAGGGGCTCAAGAGGCTCGAATACAGGGGATACGATTCCGCCGGCGTTGTAACGGAGGATGGAGGAAGGCTCTTCATAAAGAAGGGGGCCGGTGTCATAGACGAGCTCACCGAAAAGCTCGGCCTACTTAATATGCCCGGAAAGCGCGGGATAGGGCACACTCGCTGGGCCACCCACGGCGTTCCAAGCGATGTTAATGCTCACCCCCATACCGACTGCACCGGAAAGATCGCACTCGTCCACAACGGTATAATCGAGAACTTCGCCGAGATTCGCGAACACCTCCTCTCCAGGGGGCACACCTTCAAAAGCGATACCGACACCGAGGTTATAGCCCATCTGATAGAGGAGGAGCTTAAGAGCGCCCCCAGCTTCGAAGACGCCATGAGGAATGCCCTTCTGAAACTGAGGGGCTCCTTCGCGCTTGGTATAATCTACGCCGAAGAACCGGACCGGCTCTATTTCGTGAGGAACGAAAGTCCCCTCGTCCTTGGAATAGGGGACGGCGAGAATTTCGCGGCCAGCGACGTGCCGGCCTTCCTCGAGTACACAAACAGGGCCATCTTCCTCGACGACGGAGAGTACGCGGTCATAGGAAAGGACTTCTACGTTATCAAAAAGCTCGCAACCGGCGAGGTCGTTGAAAAGCCGGTCCAGGAGATTGAATGGACGCTGGAAATGGCCGAGAAGTCCGGCTATCCACACTTCATGCTCAAGGAGATATACGAACAGCCGATGGCGATAAAGGACGCAATCCACGGCAACATCGACGCCGTGAAGAAGGCGGCGGAGGAGATAGCCCGCTATGAGAAGATATTCATAATCGCAATGGGCACCTCCTACCACGCGGGTCTCGTGGGCAGGTATCTCTTCCAGAGGCTCGCGAAGAGGGTTCCAATTGTTGAAGATGCAAGCGAGTTCCGCTACGAGTTCGAGGACCTGATAGACGAGGACACCCTCGTGATAGCGATAACCCAGAGCGGGGAAACCGCCGACACCCTCGCGGCGATGAAGCTGGCGAAGAAGAGGGGCGCTAAGGTTCTCGCGATAGTCAACGTCGTCGGTAGCATGGCCACCCGCGTGGCGGACATGACCCTCTACACCCACGCCGGACCGGAGATCGGCGTGGCGGCGACCAAAACCTACACCACCCAGCTCACCGTCCTGACCATGCTTGCCATTGAACTCGCGAGGGTTCTCGGAACGGCGGATGGGGCGTACCTCTCCTCCCTGGAGGAGGGCCTTCAGAGGGTTCCCGACCTCGTGGAGAGCGTCCTTAAGCACGACGCTGCCCTCAGGGAACTCGCCGAGAGTCTCGCGGATAGGAGGGACTTCTTCTACATTGGAAGGGGCATAAACGTGCCAACCGCCCTCGAAGGGGCTCTCAAGCTCAAGGAGATAAGCTACATCCACGCCGAAGGTCTCAGTGCGGGCGAGCTGAAGCACGGCCCGCTGGCCCTCCTCGAAGAGGGCGTCCCTGTCGTCGCGGTGGCCCCAAGCGGGAAGACCTTCGACAAGATGGTGGGCAACGTGGAGGAGTCAAGGGCGAGGGGAGCGTTCATAATCGGCCTGGGGGACCGGGAGGAGCTGAGGCGCGTCTCCAGCGCCTTTATCGAGATGCCCGGTATCGACGAACTGCTAACCCCCATCGTATACATCATACCGCTCCAGCTCATCGCATATCACCTGGCGGTTTTGAGGGGCAACGACCCCGACAAGCCGAGAAACCTGGCAAAGTCCGTTACCGTTGAATGA
- the moaC gene encoding cyclic pyranopterin monophosphate synthase MoaC, protein MELTHVDEKGVKMVEVGHKNEVFRRALAKGRIRLKPETIELIKSGKTKKGNVIATAQIAGILAVKKTPELIPLCHPIPLTGVDITFEFGEDYIEATCEVRATYKTGVEMEALTGVTVALLTIWDMVKAVEKDENGQYPFTRIEGIHVVEKVKGANQSLQ, encoded by the coding sequence ATGGAGTTGACCCATGTTGATGAAAAGGGCGTTAAAATGGTGGAGGTAGGTCATAAGAATGAGGTTTTTAGGAGGGCATTGGCAAAGGGCAGGATAAGGCTGAAGCCCGAAACCATCGAGCTGATAAAATCCGGGAAGACGAAGAAGGGGAACGTCATAGCCACCGCGCAGATAGCGGGAATACTGGCGGTAAAGAAAACCCCCGAGCTGATTCCGCTCTGCCACCCGATACCCCTCACGGGGGTAGATATAACCTTCGAGTTCGGCGAGGACTACATAGAGGCCACCTGCGAGGTCCGCGCGACCTACAAGACGGGCGTCGAGATGGAGGCCTTGACAGGCGTAACGGTTGCGCTCCTGACCATCTGGGACATGGTCAAGGCCGTCGAGAAGGACGAAAATGGCCAGTATCCGTTCACGAGGATAGAGGGTATTCACGTGGTCGAGAAGGTGAAGGGAGCGAATCAATCCCTGCAGTAG
- a CDS encoding STT3 domain-containing protein, producing the protein MVKTEIKEKRKKKGETTPLPGYYQKFKSYGLPLIALLLAYLGFKLRNITSNYKTFLDPDTFFHYEMYRQAITEWIPRYFAYADPPAGVKAGGYLGLYTVQAIFYKIVSVFGYDQLGAFKLWPPFVGAMTIVAVYLLGRKLHSNWAGLWAAAFIMFSYANFSKTYSGNNRGEGPFMMFFLYAVFFLLVYLDERKWNPKKILSGVLFLLTSVLYMAVWTGSQFGVGILLLFAGLTVVVFFTFGMRDALKRFVRDFFPLFGLSLVTGLVFSYTRLVGIRSFLVFAIEGLVALSALVAIMIYGERVGLNYSDKKHRFGTIIAIAVLGFLAFYGYFGRDLLKFLGGATQSNPLYQTVAELARTDWKTIAAYYSVKSNDAIIFILSAVGFITVAARFVRKLVKNDLTGHKEIFLVSYYAGSLYLLLTAVRFVFQASGAILLLAGIAIGEAFLFVENMKESATTKALYAVLLIILFLPLPIIGAQYTGNIAKSTARAQGSVPADWTNTLNWLKENSHPLDSATSWWDYGYWIESSLLSHRRSATDGGHAYDRRYIVADFFSHYGNESEQDFEAWELNYLIVWQQDIYKFNAISYLGGAIDYYEYGHVPMFQVVPMQYIKYSNESGRTIVYLTTAGGDKQPAMTVDLTRGQIIPGRGDIPYVLYLFGNYGILAYHKIAFSNFVRLAFHIPYSLEPWDAQKLFANFKSVHNDGGVSTYEFRPFAVYRIDQYENGTWKTFYSTMGGGKLPTGEQKLRLWISAFGRDVKDATLVFEAYNGTELVKKEILAEGLSINHLNETPVEVSLFVPNATDYRFVIIQDGPVGVLNGEPRVNGKVANPTYLLGEGQSGQLELKAAFRKDYDDVTLTLRASIVYYVAPNGRDIEKDDFYLEPHQDIITYVPVKELSVKAGDNVITTQASMPSDVFDPYIEKLYREYGEDKVVIVKKRVEPVFITKKEYVIWEG; encoded by the coding sequence ATGGTGAAAACGGAAATTAAGGAGAAACGGAAGAAGAAGGGGGAAACTACCCCCCTCCCCGGATACTATCAAAAGTTCAAAAGTTACGGCCTTCCGCTGATAGCACTCCTGCTCGCGTATCTGGGCTTCAAACTGAGGAACATAACCTCCAACTACAAGACCTTCCTTGACCCAGATACGTTCTTTCACTACGAGATGTACAGGCAGGCTATAACCGAGTGGATTCCCCGGTATTTTGCCTACGCCGACCCGCCGGCTGGAGTAAAAGCAGGCGGCTACCTCGGCCTCTACACAGTCCAGGCAATATTTTACAAAATCGTATCTGTATTCGGCTACGACCAGCTGGGAGCGTTCAAGCTCTGGCCGCCTTTCGTCGGAGCGATGACCATCGTGGCAGTGTACCTCCTTGGAAGGAAGCTCCACTCCAACTGGGCGGGCCTCTGGGCGGCGGCCTTCATAATGTTCTCCTACGCCAACTTCAGCAAGACTTACTCCGGCAACAACCGCGGTGAAGGACCGTTCATGATGTTCTTCCTCTATGCGGTATTCTTCCTGCTGGTCTACCTCGACGAGAGGAAGTGGAACCCGAAGAAAATCCTCTCAGGTGTCCTGTTCCTGCTGACGAGCGTCCTCTACATGGCGGTCTGGACCGGAAGCCAGTTCGGTGTCGGAATTCTGCTCCTCTTCGCAGGGCTTACAGTGGTGGTCTTTTTCACCTTCGGGATGAGAGATGCCCTTAAACGGTTTGTAAGGGACTTTTTCCCGCTCTTTGGACTCTCTCTTGTTACTGGACTGGTGTTCTCGTACACCCGGCTGGTGGGCATCAGAAGCTTCCTCGTGTTTGCTATTGAGGGCCTTGTAGCCCTGAGCGCCCTTGTCGCAATAATGATCTACGGCGAGCGGGTAGGCCTCAACTACTCTGACAAGAAGCACCGGTTTGGAACCATCATCGCCATAGCGGTCCTCGGGTTCCTAGCGTTCTATGGATACTTTGGCAGGGACCTCCTCAAGTTCCTCGGCGGCGCCACCCAGTCGAATCCACTCTACCAGACCGTCGCCGAGCTCGCTAGGACGGACTGGAAAACCATAGCGGCATACTACAGCGTCAAGAGCAATGACGCCATAATCTTCATACTATCCGCCGTCGGATTCATCACAGTGGCTGCGAGGTTCGTGAGGAAGCTCGTCAAAAACGACCTGACCGGCCACAAAGAGATATTCTTGGTATCATACTACGCGGGCTCCCTTTACCTTCTCCTCACGGCCGTTCGTTTTGTCTTCCAGGCTTCGGGAGCCATACTCCTGCTGGCGGGCATAGCGATAGGTGAGGCGTTCCTCTTCGTGGAGAACATGAAGGAGAGCGCCACGACCAAGGCCCTCTACGCGGTACTTCTGATAATCCTCTTCCTGCCACTGCCCATCATTGGGGCCCAATACACGGGAAACATCGCCAAAAGCACCGCCAGGGCCCAGGGTTCCGTCCCGGCCGACTGGACGAACACCCTCAACTGGCTGAAGGAGAACAGCCACCCGCTCGACAGCGCCACGAGCTGGTGGGACTACGGCTACTGGATTGAATCAAGCCTCCTCAGCCACAGACGCTCCGCCACGGACGGTGGTCACGCATACGACAGGCGCTACATAGTCGCGGACTTCTTCTCCCACTACGGCAACGAGAGCGAGCAGGACTTCGAGGCATGGGAGCTTAACTACCTCATCGTCTGGCAGCAGGACATATACAAATTCAACGCCATAAGCTACCTCGGGGGTGCCATCGATTACTACGAGTACGGCCACGTCCCGATGTTCCAGGTCGTGCCAATGCAGTACATTAAGTACTCCAACGAGAGCGGGAGAACGATTGTCTACCTTACGACCGCCGGGGGAGACAAACAGCCGGCGATGACAGTGGATCTGACGAGGGGACAGATTATCCCGGGCAGGGGAGACATTCCGTACGTCCTCTACCTCTTCGGCAACTACGGCATTCTGGCGTACCACAAGATAGCATTCAGCAATTTCGTCAGGCTCGCGTTCCATATCCCGTACTCCCTTGAGCCGTGGGATGCCCAGAAGCTCTTCGCCAACTTCAAGTCCGTCCACAACGACGGGGGAGTCTCGACCTACGAGTTCAGGCCGTTCGCTGTGTACAGGATAGACCAGTACGAGAACGGCACATGGAAGACATTCTACAGCACGATGGGCGGAGGAAAACTCCCGACCGGAGAGCAGAAGCTCAGACTCTGGATTTCCGCCTTCGGCAGGGACGTCAAGGACGCGACCCTGGTCTTCGAGGCTTACAACGGAACCGAGCTGGTGAAAAAGGAAATCCTGGCCGAGGGCCTCAGCATAAACCACCTCAACGAGACCCCCGTGGAGGTCAGCCTCTTTGTCCCGAACGCCACCGACTACCGCTTTGTCATAATCCAGGACGGTCCTGTTGGGGTGCTCAACGGCGAGCCGAGGGTAAACGGGAAGGTCGCCAATCCAACCTACCTCCTGGGTGAAGGGCAGAGCGGTCAGCTCGAGCTCAAAGCCGCGTTCAGGAAGGACTACGACGACGTAACGCTTACCTTGAGGGCGAGCATAGTTTACTACGTCGCTCCCAACGGCAGGGACATCGAAAAGGACGACTTCTACCTCGAGCCTCACCAGGACATCATAACCTACGTTCCGGTCAAGGAGCTGAGCGTCAAGGCCGGCGATAACGTGATAACCACACAGGCCTCGATGCCATCCGACGTTTTCGACCCATACATCGAGAAGCTCTACCGGGAGTACGGAGAGGACAAGGTTGTCATAGTCAAGAAGCGCGTGGAGCCGGTGTTCATAACGAAGAAGGAGTACGTAATCTGGGAAGGCTGA
- a CDS encoding MTH1187 family thiamine-binding protein — protein MAVAELCLFPLGTENPSVGEYLRPVIDVIASSGLKYRVCPMGTVVEGPVEEILELVERCHRAILEAGAKRVVISLKIDDRVDKPLTIEGKVGV, from the coding sequence ATGGCGGTCGCGGAGCTCTGCCTCTTCCCGCTCGGCACGGAGAATCCCAGCGTCGGGGAGTACCTGCGTCCGGTTATCGACGTTATAGCCTCCAGCGGACTGAAGTACAGGGTCTGTCCAATGGGGACGGTGGTGGAGGGGCCGGTGGAGGAGATTCTCGAACTGGTTGAGAGATGCCACAGGGCGATTCTGGAAGCGGGGGCAAAGCGCGTCGTGATAAGCCTCAAAATCGACGACCGCGTTGATAAGCCGCTGACAATCGAGGGCAAGGTGGGCGTCTGA
- a CDS encoding methyltransferase domain-containing protein — protein MFEGISEGKVREAVELIKKGYDERKLRTRLGSDWEIIAEIARARIKAKDKFSRDDLWMDLEGLRYSTHEIVARYRSERLEKAGVRSIADVSCGIGIQLIFYAMKVERAYGIDIDPAKVEFARRNAEKYGVSNIEFINADSLAPETVRRIDAEVIFSDPARPPEMPERRLEDLLPSPLRIHEMYKSRADAFIFDLPPQIRRERIPWKGEFEYIDLFGALNRLTFYTEPLAGAERSAVVLPAGARLESNPDLENILEWTDGPGEYLYEVPQAVDYADLLNELFHVLNGEAKMLLREKRRVLATGDAPLKSPYLKRTYAVVGVVPFHPVRINDFLRREGFGRATLKLSVPQEEYWRVRKRIEANLSGDRRAFVFRVGGKAVVAEAL, from the coding sequence ATGTTCGAAGGGATAAGCGAGGGGAAGGTCAGGGAAGCTGTGGAGCTGATTAAAAAGGGCTACGACGAGAGGAAGCTCCGCACAAGGCTCGGCAGTGACTGGGAAATCATTGCGGAGATAGCCAGGGCGCGGATCAAAGCGAAGGACAAGTTCTCGCGCGACGACCTCTGGATGGACCTCGAGGGCCTGCGCTACTCAACCCACGAGATAGTCGCGAGGTACCGCTCGGAGCGCCTTGAGAAGGCTGGCGTGAGGAGCATAGCAGACGTTTCCTGCGGTATCGGAATCCAGCTTATATTCTACGCCATGAAGGTTGAGAGGGCATACGGGATTGACATAGACCCCGCAAAGGTCGAGTTCGCCAGGAGAAACGCTGAAAAGTACGGTGTCTCGAACATCGAGTTCATCAACGCCGACTCGCTCGCCCCCGAGACGGTCCGGAGGATCGACGCTGAGGTCATCTTCTCAGACCCCGCCAGGCCCCCGGAAATGCCCGAAAGGCGGCTGGAAGACCTCCTGCCCAGCCCGCTGAGAATCCACGAAATGTACAAATCCCGGGCCGATGCGTTCATCTTCGACCTCCCGCCGCAGATAAGGCGCGAGAGGATACCCTGGAAGGGGGAGTTTGAGTACATAGACCTCTTCGGGGCCCTCAACAGGCTGACCTTCTACACCGAACCCCTCGCCGGGGCGGAGAGGAGCGCGGTTGTTCTCCCTGCAGGAGCAAGGCTGGAGAGCAATCCGGACCTTGAGAACATCCTCGAATGGACGGACGGGCCTGGCGAGTACCTCTACGAGGTCCCGCAGGCCGTTGACTACGCCGATCTGCTGAACGAGCTGTTCCACGTTCTAAACGGGGAGGCCAAAATGCTCCTCCGCGAAAAGAGACGCGTTCTTGCAACGGGCGACGCGCCCCTGAAAAGCCCGTACCTCAAGAGAACCTACGCCGTGGTCGGCGTTGTTCCGTTTCACCCGGTGAGGATAAACGACTTCCTCAGGAGGGAGGGCTTCGGAAGGGCCACGCTCAAGCTCAGCGTCCCCCAGGAGGAGTACTGGCGGGTCAGGAAGAGGATAGAGGCCAACCTGAGCGGGGACAGAAGGGCCTTCGTCTTCAGGGTCGGCGGGAAGGCCGTGGTAGCCGAGGCGCTATAG
- a CDS encoding ParB/RepB/Spo0J family partition protein, whose product MRRIRLITREEAFKRAEHIMNEYRAAYGIDFEIEHSFLPVELLVPTQAELSEVKLLVVLEEIKHGYDAPITVIPYGGRYYILDGHHRAFALWKLGFREVEALVLRPKVRFLPGVVRTAEKSGLRGLGGVKIVRD is encoded by the coding sequence TTGAGGAGGATACGGCTCATAACCCGGGAGGAGGCGTTTAAACGCGCGGAGCACATAATGAACGAATACAGGGCGGCCTACGGTATCGATTTTGAGATAGAGCATTCTTTCCTGCCCGTGGAGCTTCTCGTCCCAACACAGGCGGAGCTCAGTGAGGTGAAGCTTCTCGTGGTGCTGGAGGAGATAAAACACGGGTACGATGCCCCGATAACAGTTATACCATACGGTGGGCGCTACTATATCCTCGACGGTCACCATAGGGCCTTTGCCCTCTGGAAGCTGGGCTTCAGAGAGGTGGAGGCGCTCGTGCTGCGGCCGAAGGTTCGGTTCCTGCCAGGGGTTGTGAGGACCGCGGAGAAGAGCGGACTTAGGGGCCTGGGAGGGGTAAAAATAGTCAGGGATTAG
- a CDS encoding MoaD/ThiS family protein, with protein sequence MKVIFYATFREIIGRRKVEVHGVRTVRELIDYLAEHYTPEIKKQLLGTPRVGPDKPVDGMVLVNGHNVLHLRGLDTELSEEDVVHIFPPAGGG encoded by the coding sequence ATGAAGGTCATATTCTATGCCACGTTCCGCGAGATAATCGGCAGGCGGAAGGTTGAGGTTCACGGGGTGAGGACCGTCCGCGAGCTCATAGATTACCTTGCCGAACATTATACCCCAGAGATAAAGAAGCAGCTCCTTGGAACGCCCCGCGTCGGCCCGGATAAGCCCGTAGACGGCATGGTTCTTGTAAACGGCCACAACGTTCTTCACCTCAGGGGCCTCGATACCGAGCTGAGCGAGGAGGATGTGGTTCACATATTCCCTCCCGCGGGGGGTGGTTGA
- a CDS encoding PCNA-inhibitor — protein MNRTLDEFLETVSPKTPVEADNGGQRRKKKRLKSTSLESFLPQEHVDYFKQLRIGSKKIRNARVEEL, from the coding sequence ATGAACAGGACGCTCGATGAGTTCCTTGAGACGGTCTCACCGAAGACCCCGGTAGAGGCGGACAACGGCGGCCAGAGGAGAAAGAAGAAGCGGCTGAAATCAACCAGTCTGGAGTCTTTTCTTCCGCAGGAACACGTGGACTACTTCAAGCAGCTCCGCATAGGGTCGAAGAAAATAAGGAACGCCCGGGTGGAGGAACTATAG
- a CDS encoding dolichyl-phosphate-mannose--protein mannosyltransferase — protein sequence MQRRRIAFILIVAVTIIGSLWYLYDFASQPVFRDYVGDEVWYVPAGRNILHRLGVDLTYVNETTGSRGVNVIFSNQSMRIKYQYRVEKIAMGHGATYEREYLKFPGVYFELPPDEFEPFLEDVRREIPEGAYYTVPGYWYPDKDNIQNYLNTEHPFLGKDLIMLGMLLEDKPINWRIPGIIAFALIELLVVLATYRVSGSYLAALIALAFIVADPTLQAMSVVAMLDIHVALFVALFVFFLAYDRDRPAAFALGLAGSTKLSGAFGWPVLLGRAFKREKSLPGFLVTIAVLPAVGFLLPNVPAMAAIGPKRWFDEFLGSFRWHLSSKGGHPAASPVWEWFINRKAFALHYNPDIFAQTDPFLLLAMVLFILALPWLYRKKSGILASFGVFWSTVAVFLLQYALGGTTQFSFYATALVPPAAVVMGVALNELLRWEAFRESMWLYREWLLKIKDRVKAMFKGVGIPKNKEQEEN from the coding sequence ATGCAGCGGCGAAGGATAGCTTTCATTCTGATAGTTGCCGTCACTATCATTGGCTCTCTGTGGTATCTCTACGATTTTGCCTCTCAGCCTGTTTTTCGTGACTACGTGGGGGATGAGGTCTGGTACGTCCCCGCGGGCAGGAACATCCTCCACAGGCTCGGCGTTGATCTGACCTACGTGAACGAGACCACGGGCTCCCGGGGAGTAAACGTCATCTTCTCCAACCAGAGCATGCGGATAAAATACCAGTACAGAGTGGAGAAAATCGCCATGGGGCACGGGGCGACCTACGAGAGGGAGTACCTCAAGTTCCCGGGCGTTTACTTTGAGCTCCCTCCAGACGAGTTCGAGCCCTTTCTTGAGGACGTCCGGAGGGAAATACCCGAGGGGGCTTACTACACGGTTCCTGGCTACTGGTATCCCGACAAGGACAACATCCAGAACTACCTCAACACAGAGCATCCTTTCCTTGGGAAGGACCTCATAATGCTCGGCATGCTCCTGGAAGATAAGCCAATAAACTGGCGCATACCTGGCATCATCGCCTTCGCCCTCATCGAGCTCCTCGTCGTCCTCGCGACTTACCGGGTGAGCGGGAGCTATCTGGCGGCCCTCATAGCCCTGGCCTTCATCGTCGCGGACCCCACCCTCCAGGCGATGTCCGTGGTGGCCATGCTTGACATCCACGTCGCCCTGTTCGTCGCCCTGTTCGTGTTTTTCCTGGCCTACGACAGGGACCGCCCTGCGGCCTTTGCCCTGGGACTGGCCGGCTCCACCAAGCTCAGCGGCGCCTTTGGGTGGCCGGTCCTTCTTGGGAGGGCCTTCAAAAGGGAGAAAAGCCTTCCTGGCTTTCTGGTGACGATAGCGGTTCTTCCAGCGGTTGGATTCCTCCTGCCGAACGTTCCGGCGATGGCAGCTATCGGGCCGAAGAGGTGGTTCGACGAATTCCTCGGAAGCTTCAGATGGCACCTCTCCAGCAAAGGCGGCCATCCCGCTGCCTCTCCCGTCTGGGAGTGGTTCATAAACAGGAAGGCCTTTGCCCTACACTACAACCCGGACATCTTCGCCCAGACAGATCCCTTCCTCCTTCTGGCGATGGTGCTCTTCATCCTTGCCCTCCCGTGGCTTTACAGGAAAAAATCCGGAATTCTGGCATCTTTCGGAGTGTTCTGGAGCACCGTAGCCGTGTTCCTCCTCCAGTACGCACTCGGGGGCACGACGCAGTTCAGCTTCTACGCAACCGCCCTGGTTCCCCCCGCGGCGGTGGTCATGGGCGTGGCCCTCAACGAGCTCCTCCGCTGGGAGGCCTTCAGGGAGTCAATGTGGCTCTACCGGGAGTGGCTGCTGAAGATAAAGGACAGGGTAAAAGCAATGTTCAAGGGGGTAGGTATTCCAAAGAACAAAGAACAAGAAGAGAATTAG
- a CDS encoding class I SAM-dependent methyltransferase, with protein MVEYFDRIAERYDGWYRTKTGRYVDRTEKWLIFSMLRTGGGKALDLGCGTGNYTLELKRMGFDVVGLDASEGMLGVARSKGLNCVRGDAYSLPFPDGSFDLVLSVTMFEFIHEPEKVISEVYRVLRSGGEAVIGTMNGRSAWFLFKRLKSLFVETAYRYARFYTPGELEELLLGAGFREVESAGVIFFPSFWPFTELAERVDRKCHRKCRNIAAFVAVRGRKV; from the coding sequence ATGGTCGAGTACTTTGACAGGATAGCCGAACGCTACGATGGATGGTACCGGACGAAGACGGGCCGCTACGTGGACAGAACGGAGAAGTGGCTGATATTCTCCATGCTGCGGACCGGAGGGGGAAAGGCCCTCGACCTCGGCTGCGGGACCGGGAACTACACCCTGGAGCTAAAAAGAATGGGCTTCGACGTCGTCGGCCTCGACGCCAGCGAGGGGATGCTGGGGGTAGCGCGCTCGAAGGGCCTGAACTGCGTCAGAGGAGACGCCTACAGCCTGCCGTTCCCGGATGGGAGCTTTGACCTCGTTCTGAGCGTCACGATGTTCGAGTTCATCCACGAGCCGGAAAAAGTTATCTCCGAAGTTTACCGCGTCCTGAGGTCGGGGGGTGAGGCGGTCATCGGCACCATGAACGGACGCAGCGCATGGTTCCTCTTCAAACGGCTTAAGAGCCTCTTCGTTGAAACCGCCTACCGCTACGCTCGCTTTTACACTCCCGGCGAGCTTGAGGAGCTCCTCCTGGGGGCGGGATTCAGGGAAGTTGAGAGCGCGGGGGTAATATTCTTCCCCTCGTTCTGGCCCTTCACGGAACTGGCCGAGCGGGTCGACAGGAAGTGCCACAGAAAATGCAGGAACATCGCAGCGTTCGTGGCGGTCAGGGGGAGGAAGGTTTGA
- a CDS encoding adenylate kinase, producing the protein MNILLFGPPGSGKSTHAKRIVERYGLTYISSGDIIRAEIEKRTSLGIEMDNYLSRGELIPDTIVNTLIISKLRRQRSNFILDGYPRTPEQVITLENYLYDHGIKLDLAMEIFIDLKTSIERISGRRICSNCGAVYHVRFNPPKREGICDLCGGRLVQRKDDMPEIVERRYSIYTKNMEPIIKFYRGKGIYVRVEGNGGVEEVWKRIRPLLDYISSRESLFQERS; encoded by the coding sequence GTGAACATACTCCTATTTGGCCCTCCCGGGAGTGGGAAGAGCACCCATGCCAAACGGATAGTCGAGCGCTACGGTCTGACGTATATCTCCTCAGGGGACATAATCCGCGCGGAGATCGAAAAGAGAACCTCCCTCGGCATTGAGATGGACAACTACCTGTCGAGGGGGGAACTGATACCCGACACGATAGTGAACACTCTAATAATATCAAAGCTCCGCAGGCAGAGGAGCAACTTTATCCTCGATGGGTACCCCAGAACCCCCGAACAGGTGATAACCCTTGAGAATTACCTCTACGATCACGGCATCAAGCTTGACCTTGCGATGGAGATATTCATAGACCTGAAAACAAGCATCGAAAGGATTTCCGGCAGGAGGATATGCTCCAACTGCGGTGCCGTCTATCACGTTAGGTTCAACCCACCAAAGCGGGAAGGTATATGCGACCTTTGCGGGGGGCGACTGGTTCAGAGAAAAGATGACATGCCTGAAATCGTTGAGCGCAGGTACAGCATATACACGAAAAACATGGAGCCCATAATAAAATTCTACCGGGGAAAGGGGATATACGTTAGGGTAGAAGGAAACGGAGGAGTCGAGGAGGTGTGGAAGAGGATACGTCCCCTCCTGGATTACATCAGCTCTCGGGAGTCCCTTTTCCAAGAACGCTCATAA